The following are encoded in a window of Microvirga ossetica genomic DNA:
- a CDS encoding M20/M25/M40 family metallo-hydrolase, with product MPIAAILLFGATFTAHAEVGLASTFSSSPLRHVKALQKIADASGGNRAAGTPGYDRSADYVANQLRNAGYKVRLEEFTFLFFDERSPPLLVAGPTHPSPYTPLSDALRTLRNSGSGEVTARLQGIDLNLNEDRLPPSTSGCEREDFAGFVPGRVALIRRGTCPFQLKVEYAQAAGAAGVIIMNQGIEEQTGAFAGQLSTPATIPVLGVSTEVGLRLAAAAHEANGSEVHLKIEVETGTRSTHNVIAERDKMSGSFVVVGAHLDSVSEGPGMNDNASGSAAVLESALRLAEEPAAGTPIRFAFWGAEERGLLGSRHHLSTILEEERRRIGLYINLDMVGSPNFGRFIQYTAESQSELVASTVALLNRSFGRHGLPVEERTRRSRGGGSDDASFAARDIPTVSLFTGAGGTKNAVQAQRFGGTPGQPFDPCYHKACDTAANIDGQVLEQITGALTDALNELAIR from the coding sequence TTGCCGATTGCAGCCATTCTTCTTTTTGGCGCCACGTTCACGGCTCATGCGGAGGTCGGCCTTGCCTCGACATTTAGCAGCAGCCCACTCCGTCACGTTAAGGCTCTTCAGAAGATTGCAGACGCGTCTGGAGGAAACAGGGCAGCCGGCACGCCGGGGTATGACCGATCGGCTGACTACGTTGCAAATCAGCTGCGCAACGCAGGCTACAAGGTGCGTCTTGAGGAGTTCACCTTCCTGTTTTTCGACGAACGGTCCCCTCCCCTTCTCGTGGCCGGTCCCACTCATCCCAGCCCATACACTCCTCTATCGGATGCGCTGCGAACCTTAAGGAATTCAGGGTCCGGTGAAGTGACCGCGCGCCTTCAGGGGATCGATCTAAATTTGAACGAAGATCGTTTGCCACCGTCGACGAGCGGCTGCGAGCGAGAGGATTTTGCAGGCTTTGTGCCGGGACGTGTGGCACTCATCAGACGTGGCACTTGCCCATTCCAGCTCAAGGTCGAATACGCGCAGGCGGCGGGAGCTGCCGGTGTGATCATCATGAACCAAGGGATTGAAGAGCAGACGGGAGCATTTGCGGGACAGTTGTCCACCCCTGCGACGATCCCGGTGCTTGGAGTATCGACCGAGGTCGGTCTCAGGCTTGCCGCTGCGGCCCATGAGGCGAATGGTTCTGAGGTTCATTTGAAGATTGAGGTGGAGACTGGGACCCGCTCGACGCACAATGTGATTGCCGAACGAGATAAAATGAGCGGCTCCTTTGTCGTCGTGGGAGCTCACCTCGACAGCGTGTCGGAAGGGCCGGGCATGAACGACAATGCCAGCGGCTCGGCTGCGGTTTTGGAATCCGCCCTCCGGCTAGCCGAAGAGCCTGCAGCAGGGACGCCGATCCGGTTCGCGTTCTGGGGTGCAGAAGAGCGCGGTCTTCTCGGTTCGCGACACCACCTGAGCACCATTCTCGAGGAAGAGCGTCGGCGCATTGGGCTCTACATCAACCTGGACATGGTCGGGTCGCCGAATTTCGGCCGCTTCATCCAGTACACCGCAGAGAGTCAATCCGAGCTTGTGGCGAGCACCGTGGCGCTCCTCAACCGCTCTTTCGGACGGCATGGCCTTCCCGTGGAGGAGCGAACCAGGCGCTCCCGGGGGGGCGGTTCGGACGATGCTTCCTTTGCTGCCAGAGACATCCCAACCGTCAGCCTGTTTACCGGAGCTGGTGGGACCAAGAACGCGGTGCAAGCCCAGCGGTTCGGTGGAACTCCCGGACAGCCGTTCGACCCCTGCTATCACAAAGCTTGCGATACGGCAGCCAACATCGATGGGCAGGTGCTGGAGCAGATTACAGGCGCACTGACCGATGCATTGAATGAGCTCGCTATCCGCTGA
- a CDS encoding adenylate/guanylate cyclase domain-containing protein: MASTRTERRLAAILAADVVGYSRLVEQDEEGTLAALRDIRHAVVDPLLAEHRGRIVKLMGDGLLAEFGSVVDAVACALAIQAETPARQDDTLPERRIMFRIGINLGDVVLEGEDLLGNGVNIAARLEQLCEPGGVMVSGTAYDHLKGKLNVPFDFAGQKRVKNISQPVRTYTLRMAGVQRSWSWRTRLVRRWHLAATLAAVLLVMGLGLWWWSQRVEPTIGKPSIAVLPFDNLGGDDATGRLAAGVTEDIITDLSRYRDLDVMARNATAAYAGKAVDIQAVGKALKVRYVLEGSIQRRGEQVRVTAQLIEADRGTHLWSERWDRPATDVFAVQSEVAEQVATRLAASSGAIPEAERAASQRARPEDLKAYDLYRLGQEAMGRFTKESTEEALHWFKQAVDKDPKLARAWVALAAAHDATMHYGADADTARSAAMPAIRRGLELDPQDAAAHATFGHILGMAGDLPRAEAEFETALRLNPSDAGILTNYAGWASTFGDPERGAQAADRAMRLNPNYSVSAAGFFRLAYLMAGRYEDALRLVEREVPQTRTRGGWVQEAVIYAALGRQEEARAAVLETLKRHPDLTIESFALNSPGYSDAERQRLVEGMQSAGFPPCAKPEQLQAMAAPVHRLPECQTVFPQ, translated from the coding sequence GGCACGCTCGCGGCCCTGAGGGACATCCGCCACGCTGTGGTCGACCCACTGCTGGCCGAGCATCGCGGCCGGATCGTCAAGCTGATGGGCGACGGGCTACTGGCGGAGTTCGGCTCTGTGGTCGACGCGGTTGCCTGTGCCCTTGCGATCCAGGCCGAAACGCCAGCCCGCCAGGACGACACCCTGCCGGAGCGCCGGATCATGTTTCGGATCGGGATCAATCTCGGCGACGTGGTGCTCGAGGGCGAGGACCTCCTGGGCAACGGTGTGAACATTGCCGCGCGGCTGGAGCAGCTCTGCGAGCCAGGTGGGGTGATGGTCTCGGGAACCGCCTACGATCACCTGAAGGGCAAGCTCAATGTGCCCTTCGATTTTGCCGGACAGAAGCGCGTCAAGAACATCTCGCAACCCGTACGCACCTACACCCTGAGAATGGCGGGCGTCCAACGGAGCTGGTCGTGGCGCACCCGGCTCGTCCGCCGTTGGCATCTGGCAGCCACTCTTGCGGCGGTGTTGCTCGTCATGGGGCTCGGCCTCTGGTGGTGGTCTCAAAGGGTCGAGCCCACCATCGGCAAGCCCTCGATCGCCGTGCTGCCGTTCGACAATCTCGGCGGCGACGATGCGACAGGCCGTCTGGCGGCTGGAGTGACCGAAGACATCATCACGGATCTGTCCCGCTACCGAGACCTGGACGTCATGGCGCGCAACGCCACCGCGGCCTACGCCGGCAAGGCGGTCGACATCCAGGCGGTCGGCAAGGCGTTGAAGGTCCGCTACGTGCTGGAAGGCTCGATCCAGCGGCGCGGCGAACAGGTTCGCGTGACGGCGCAGTTGATCGAAGCCGATCGCGGCACACATCTGTGGTCCGAACGCTGGGACAGACCCGCCACGGACGTCTTCGCGGTGCAGTCCGAGGTCGCCGAGCAGGTGGCCACTCGGCTGGCGGCCTCCAGCGGGGCGATTCCCGAAGCCGAACGAGCGGCAAGCCAGCGCGCGCGACCGGAGGATCTGAAGGCCTACGACCTCTACAGGTTGGGTCAGGAAGCGATGGGACGCTTCACCAAGGAGAGTACCGAGGAGGCTCTCCACTGGTTCAAGCAAGCGGTGGACAAGGATCCGAAACTCGCCCGCGCCTGGGTCGCACTGGCCGCCGCCCACGACGCGACGATGCATTATGGCGCGGATGCCGACACCGCGCGATCGGCCGCGATGCCGGCGATCCGGCGTGGCCTCGAACTCGATCCCCAGGATGCTGCCGCCCATGCAACGTTTGGCCATATCCTCGGGATGGCCGGCGACCTGCCGCGGGCGGAAGCCGAGTTCGAGACGGCGCTGCGGCTGAACCCGAGCGATGCCGGCATCCTGACGAACTATGCCGGGTGGGCGAGCACCTTCGGTGACCCCGAGCGTGGTGCCCAAGCCGCGGACCGGGCCATGCGCCTCAACCCGAACTACTCGGTCTCGGCGGCAGGCTTTTTCCGATTGGCCTACCTGATGGCCGGCCGCTACGAGGATGCCCTGCGCCTCGTGGAACGTGAGGTTCCTCAGACCCGCACGCGTGGCGGTTGGGTGCAGGAGGCGGTGATCTATGCGGCGCTCGGCCGTCAGGAGGAAGCGAGGGCAGCGGTCCTCGAAACGCTCAAGCGCCATCCCGACCTCACGATCGAGAGCTTTGCCCTGAACAGCCCCGGCTACAGCGACGCCGAGCGGCAGCGGCTGGTCGAGGGGATGCAGTCCGCCGGCTTCCCGCCTTGCGCCAAGCCTGAGCAGTTGCAGGCCATGGCGGCGCCAGTCCACCGCCTCCCGGAATGTCAGACGGTCTTTCCACAGTAG
- a CDS encoding heme-binding protein translates to MSVEAEQRGRPFLQRYALSEHDCAAAGGGFPIFIKETGCVGAVVVNALSQLEDHRLVTEAIRETISRLFASVPQKNVGRAALPLDRRSSQLCEMTGSVLASL, encoded by the coding sequence ATGTCCGTCGAGGCGGAGCAGAGGGGACGCCCGTTTTTGCAGCGTTACGCGCTGTCCGAGCATGACTGCGCGGCAGCCGGTGGCGGATTCCCGATATTTATCAAGGAGACCGGTTGTGTCGGTGCGGTCGTCGTCAATGCCCTGTCCCAACTTGAGGACCATCGCCTGGTGACCGAGGCAATCCGAGAGACGATCAGCCGGCTGTTCGCATCGGTTCCCCAAAAGAACGTAGGTCGTGCAGCCCTGCCTCTCGACCGCCGCTCTTCACAGCTGTGTGAGATGACCGGCAGCGTGCTTGCTAGTTTGTAA
- a CDS encoding adenylate/guanylate cyclase domain-containing protein produces MTDLGVQRRLTTVVAADVVGYSRLVEADEAGTLAALKRLRLTVLEPLLAEHRGRLVKLMGDGLIAEFGSVVGAVACAAAIQTRLAEGQDAIPPERRIVLRIGINLGDVVVEGDDLLGDGVNVAARLEQACPPGGVLVSGPAYDQLTGKIDVPFESAGELRLKNIARPVRAYRIMPGGSLAPLATVPLMDRPAVAVLPFDNMSGDPEQAYFSDGITEDIITELSRFRELMVIARNSSFAFRGKNTDVREIGHTLGAGYVVEGSVRRAGNRLRITAQLIGAATGAHLWAERYDRGVEDIFDIQEEIAKGIVATVAQRVLEDSEAAARRRPPEDILFLRGHRLSDVFTPGAQDQARALFEQARAIDPTFARAYTGLAYNHSNRSIDEGVGIPRDRNPDLIAALDLARQALALDPNDPRVQATIARMHLAWRDFDAAERHFNLAREMNPNDPTIQVTWPWIQACLGHPEMGLPAAELAKRLNPRYPRWYDDYVARILFLLGRYEEAEAMLRRKTSGAPEEHPRDMGWRTAACGHLGWEDEARRCAGWFVRAVGRYWRGDPAGPREYVDWFIDVTSLKRVKDEERLRDGLRAAGLPA; encoded by the coding sequence ATGACCGATCTGGGAGTCCAACGAAGGCTGACGACCGTCGTGGCTGCCGACGTGGTCGGCTACTCGCGCCTCGTCGAAGCTGACGAGGCCGGCACGCTCGCGGCCTTGAAGAGGCTCCGGCTGACCGTGCTGGAGCCCCTTCTGGCCGAGCACCGGGGCCGTCTCGTCAAGCTGATGGGCGACGGCCTCATCGCGGAGTTCGGCTCCGTTGTCGGCGCGGTGGCCTGCGCGGCGGCCATCCAGACCCGGTTGGCCGAAGGCCAGGACGCAATCCCGCCCGAGCGCCGGATTGTCCTGCGCATCGGCATCAACCTCGGCGATGTGGTTGTCGAGGGCGACGATCTCCTGGGCGACGGCGTCAACGTGGCGGCGCGGCTGGAGCAGGCGTGCCCGCCCGGCGGCGTGCTGGTCTCCGGACCTGCTTATGATCAGCTCACCGGCAAGATCGATGTCCCGTTCGAGTCGGCGGGCGAACTGCGCCTCAAGAACATCGCGCGGCCCGTGCGGGCGTACCGCATAATGCCCGGTGGCTCCCTGGCCCCGCTAGCCACCGTCCCCCTCATGGACAGGCCTGCGGTGGCGGTGCTGCCGTTCGACAACATGAGCGGCGATCCGGAACAGGCCTACTTCAGCGACGGTATCACCGAGGACATTATCACGGAGCTCTCCCGCTTCCGCGAACTCATGGTGATCGCCCGCAACTCCTCCTTTGCCTTCCGCGGGAAGAACACGGACGTGCGCGAGATCGGCCACACGCTCGGCGCTGGCTACGTGGTCGAGGGCAGCGTCCGGCGGGCGGGCAACCGGCTGCGGATCACGGCCCAGCTTATTGGGGCCGCCACGGGAGCACACCTGTGGGCCGAGCGTTACGATCGAGGCGTCGAGGACATCTTCGACATCCAGGAGGAGATCGCCAAGGGCATTGTGGCGACAGTGGCGCAACGGGTTCTCGAGGACAGCGAGGCGGCGGCACGACGGCGGCCGCCGGAGGACATCCTGTTCCTGCGCGGCCACCGCCTCTCGGACGTGTTCACGCCTGGGGCGCAGGATCAGGCGCGTGCGCTGTTCGAGCAGGCGCGGGCAATCGACCCGACTTTCGCGCGGGCCTATACAGGCCTCGCCTACAACCATTCCAACCGCTCGATCGATGAAGGAGTCGGCATCCCGCGCGATCGGAACCCGGACCTGATCGCCGCGCTTGACCTGGCCCGGCAAGCCTTGGCCCTGGACCCCAACGATCCGCGCGTGCAGGCCACTATCGCCCGCATGCATCTGGCTTGGCGCGACTTCGATGCCGCTGAGCGCCACTTCAACCTAGCCCGCGAGATGAACCCGAACGATCCCACGATCCAGGTCACCTGGCCGTGGATTCAGGCCTGCCTCGGGCACCCCGAGATGGGCCTGCCCGCCGCCGAACTGGCCAAGCGGCTGAACCCGCGCTATCCACGCTGGTACGACGACTACGTGGCCCGCATCCTGTTCCTCCTCGGCCGCTACGAAGAGGCGGAGGCCATGCTGCGGCGGAAGACATCCGGGGCACCCGAGGAACACCCGCGGGACATGGGCTGGCGGACCGCCGCGTGCGGCCATCTGGGGTGGGAGGACGAGGCCCGCCGTTGCGCGGGCTGGTTTGTGCGGGCGGTCGGGAGGTACTGGCGCGGCGATCCGGCCGGGCCACGGGAGTATGTCGACTGGTTCATTGACGTCACGTCCCTGAAACGGGTGAAGGACGAGGAGCGCCTCCGCGACGGCCTGCGCGCGGCCGGCCTGCCGGCATGA
- a CDS encoding App1 family protein gives MSDTGTTKRWLGAFTRISGLIARPVHEAQGEGGVVVQPYRGYGSRSEVFLIGRVFRQSRPSSEPTKDNLLADLRDIGRRIARRAVPHAGGTARFYGTEEPFTTDKDGYFRVHLSPPLPPPLDRLWHTMDLALEQPQPVQAQAQIFIPPASCRYVVISDIDDTIMYTGVANKLRMLWRLFVEDAQSRVAFPGAGALYRALHAGISGNQQNPMLYVSRAPWGIYEVLEEFFDRNGIPIGPILFLREWGVSWKSPLPRKAEDHKRELIHNMLALYSELPFVLIGDSGQHDPEIYRQIVEEHPGRVLAVYIRNISRDPKRIKEIEDLATVVAGAGSSLVLAADSMAMAEHAVSLGLVAPTTLAEVKGEKEAAADTAPPPATYGVQRATPAATAEAVSQGDLQHLVETGSEAVPPSIIVEPKTRQPLNKP, from the coding sequence ATGAGCGACACAGGCACGACAAAACGATGGCTGGGAGCATTCACCCGGATCTCGGGCCTCATCGCTCGGCCTGTGCATGAGGCGCAGGGCGAGGGTGGAGTCGTCGTCCAGCCATACCGCGGCTATGGTTCCCGCTCCGAGGTGTTCCTGATCGGCCGGGTGTTCCGCCAGTCGAGACCTTCCTCGGAGCCCACAAAAGATAACCTCCTTGCTGACCTGCGCGATATCGGCCGGCGCATTGCCCGCCGCGCCGTTCCCCATGCGGGCGGAACAGCCCGGTTCTATGGGACGGAAGAGCCCTTCACCACTGACAAGGACGGCTATTTCCGGGTCCATCTCTCCCCTCCCCTGCCGCCACCGCTCGATCGCTTGTGGCACACGATGGATTTGGCTCTGGAGCAGCCCCAGCCGGTTCAGGCGCAAGCGCAGATCTTCATCCCGCCGGCCAGCTGCCGGTATGTGGTCATCAGCGACATCGATGACACCATCATGTACACCGGGGTCGCCAACAAGCTCAGGATGCTCTGGCGCCTGTTCGTCGAAGATGCCCAGAGCCGGGTGGCTTTTCCGGGGGCCGGCGCCTTGTACCGGGCGTTGCACGCCGGCATCTCGGGCAACCAGCAGAACCCCATGCTCTATGTCTCGCGAGCGCCTTGGGGCATCTACGAGGTGCTGGAGGAGTTCTTCGATCGGAACGGCATTCCCATCGGCCCGATCCTGTTCTTGCGCGAATGGGGCGTTTCCTGGAAAAGTCCGCTGCCACGTAAGGCCGAGGACCACAAGCGTGAGCTGATCCACAACATGCTGGCGCTCTACAGCGAGCTGCCCTTCGTGCTGATCGGCGACAGCGGTCAGCATGATCCTGAGATCTACCGCCAGATCGTTGAAGAGCATCCCGGGCGGGTGCTGGCGGTCTACATTCGCAATATCTCCCGGGATCCCAAGAGGATCAAGGAGATTGAGGATCTCGCCACGGTTGTTGCGGGTGCGGGCAGCAGTCTGGTCCTGGCAGCAGACAGTATGGCCATGGCCGAGCACGCGGTCAGCCTTGGCCTGGTTGCTCCAACGACGCTCGCCGAGGTCAAGGGTGAGAAGGAAGCTGCCGCCGACACGGCGCCGCCGCCGGCGACCTATGGCGTCCAGCGCGCCACACCGGCTGCAACAGCAGAGGCCGTGTCGCAGGGTGACTTGCAGCATCTGGTCGAGACCGGTTCGGAGGCTGTGCCGCCAAGCATCATCGTCGAGCCAAAGACCCGCCAGCCGCTCAACAAGCCCTGA